In one window of Synchiropus splendidus isolate RoL2022-P1 chromosome 15, RoL_Sspl_1.0, whole genome shotgun sequence DNA:
- the rxrbb gene encoding retinoic acid receptor RXR-beta-B isoform X1 encodes MSAQQPNSSASNSPTTILGSPFSVISPALTSPVVSPSLGFGPITNSQISSSAPISGMHSISSSEDIKPPFGLRPMPAHSPGIMLSQKRLCVICGDRSSGKHYGVYSCEGCKGFFKRTVRKDLSYTCRDNKECLVDKRQRNRCQYCRYQKCLAMGMKREVIRHVRWLNQDGTDEGWMTVQEERQRNREREGELEFSVGINDEMPVEKILEAETAVELKTELYSDGGSAGNSPHDAVTNICQTADKQLFALVEWAKRIPHFSELPLDDQVILLRAGWNELLIASFSHRSIAVKDGVLLASELQRDGAHSAGVGAIFDRENVQSAEVGAIFDRVLTELVNKMRDMQMDKTELGCLRAIVLFNPDAKGLSNTSEVEILREKVYASLEAYCKQKYPEQQGRFAKLLLRLPALRSIGLKCLEHLFFFKLIGDTPIDTFLMEMLEAPHQLS; translated from the exons ATGTCAGCTCAGCAGCCCAACAGCTCAGCCTCCAACAGCCCCACCACCATCCTTGGCTCTCCGTTCTCAGTCATCAGTCCGGCTCTCACCTCCCCAGTGGTCTCACCTTCCCTTGGATTCGGACCTATTACTAACAGTCAG ATCTCTTCTTCAGCACCCATATCAGGGATGCATTCAATCAGCAGCTCAGAGGACATCAAGCCTCCGTTTGGCCTGAGGCCCATGCCGGCTCACAGTCCTGGAATAATGTTGTCCCAGAAGCGCCTGTGTGTCATCTGCGGTGATCGCTCCTCTG GTAAGCACTACGGGGTCTACAGCTGTGAGGGCTGCAAAGGTTTCTTCAAGCGGACAGTGCGCAAAGACCTCAGCTACACCTGCAGGGATAACAAGGAGTGCCTGGTCGACAAACGCCAGCGCAATCGCTGCCAGTACTGCCGCTACCAGAAGTGCCTGGCCATGGGCATGAAGAGAGAAG TGATCAGACATGTACGCTGGTTGAACCAAGATGGAACAGATGAGGGATGGATGA CGGTCCAGGAGGAGCGCCAGCGGAACCGCGAGCGTGAGGGGGAGCTGGAGTTCAGCGTGGGGATCAACGACGAGATGCCGGTGGAGAAGATTCTGGAGGCTGAGACGGCTGTGGAGCTGAAGACTGAGCTGTactctgatggaggctcagccggCAACTCG CCCCACGATGCCGTCACCAACATCTGCCAGACGGCTGACAAGCAGCTCTTTGCTCTGGTGGAGTGGGCCAAGAGGATCCCTCACTTCTCCGAGCTGCCGCTGGACGACCAGGTCATTCTGCTGCGCGCAG GGTGGAACGAGCTCCTCATCGCCTCCTTCTCCCATCGCTCCATCGCTGTGAAGGATGGAGTTCTGCTGGCCTCCGAGCTGCAGCGGGACGGAGCGCACAGCGCCGGGGTCGGCGCCATCTTTGACCG GGAGAACGTGCAGAGCGCGGAAGTGGGTGCCATATTCGACCG CGTCCTCACCGAACTGGTCAACAAAATGAGAGATATGCAAATGGACAAGACGGAGCTGGGCTGCCTGCGAGCCATCGTCCTCTTCAACCCAG ATGCCAAAGGTCTGTCCAACACCAGCGAGGTGGAGATCCTGAGGGAGAAGGTCTATGCATCTTTGGAAGCCTACTGCAAACAGAAGTACCCGGAGCAGCAGGGCAG GTTCGCCAAGCTCCTCCTCCGACTGCCAGCGCTGCGATCCATCGGCTTGAAGTGCTTGGAGCACCTGTTCTTCTTCAAGCTGATCGGCGACACGCCTATTGACACTTTCCTGATGGAAATGCTTGAAGCTCCTCACCAGCTGTCCTAG
- the rxrbb gene encoding retinoic acid receptor RXR-beta-B isoform X2: MSAQQPNSSASNSPTTILGSPFSVISPALTSPVVSPSLGFGPITNSQISSSAPISGMHSISSSEDIKPPFGLRPMPAHSPGIMLSQKRLCVICGDRSSGKHYGVYSCEGCKGFFKRTVRKDLSYTCRDNKECLVDKRQRNRCQYCRYQKCLAMGMKREAVQEERQRNREREGELEFSVGINDEMPVEKILEAETAVELKTELYSDGGSAGNSPHDAVTNICQTADKQLFALVEWAKRIPHFSELPLDDQVILLRAGWNELLIASFSHRSIAVKDGVLLASELQRDGAHSAGVGAIFDRENVQSAEVGAIFDRVLTELVNKMRDMQMDKTELGCLRAIVLFNPDAKGLSNTSEVEILREKVYASLEAYCKQKYPEQQGRFAKLLLRLPALRSIGLKCLEHLFFFKLIGDTPIDTFLMEMLEAPHQLS, from the exons ATGTCAGCTCAGCAGCCCAACAGCTCAGCCTCCAACAGCCCCACCACCATCCTTGGCTCTCCGTTCTCAGTCATCAGTCCGGCTCTCACCTCCCCAGTGGTCTCACCTTCCCTTGGATTCGGACCTATTACTAACAGTCAG ATCTCTTCTTCAGCACCCATATCAGGGATGCATTCAATCAGCAGCTCAGAGGACATCAAGCCTCCGTTTGGCCTGAGGCCCATGCCGGCTCACAGTCCTGGAATAATGTTGTCCCAGAAGCGCCTGTGTGTCATCTGCGGTGATCGCTCCTCTG GTAAGCACTACGGGGTCTACAGCTGTGAGGGCTGCAAAGGTTTCTTCAAGCGGACAGTGCGCAAAGACCTCAGCTACACCTGCAGGGATAACAAGGAGTGCCTGGTCGACAAACGCCAGCGCAATCGCTGCCAGTACTGCCGCTACCAGAAGTGCCTGGCCATGGGCATGAAGAGAGAAG CGGTCCAGGAGGAGCGCCAGCGGAACCGCGAGCGTGAGGGGGAGCTGGAGTTCAGCGTGGGGATCAACGACGAGATGCCGGTGGAGAAGATTCTGGAGGCTGAGACGGCTGTGGAGCTGAAGACTGAGCTGTactctgatggaggctcagccggCAACTCG CCCCACGATGCCGTCACCAACATCTGCCAGACGGCTGACAAGCAGCTCTTTGCTCTGGTGGAGTGGGCCAAGAGGATCCCTCACTTCTCCGAGCTGCCGCTGGACGACCAGGTCATTCTGCTGCGCGCAG GGTGGAACGAGCTCCTCATCGCCTCCTTCTCCCATCGCTCCATCGCTGTGAAGGATGGAGTTCTGCTGGCCTCCGAGCTGCAGCGGGACGGAGCGCACAGCGCCGGGGTCGGCGCCATCTTTGACCG GGAGAACGTGCAGAGCGCGGAAGTGGGTGCCATATTCGACCG CGTCCTCACCGAACTGGTCAACAAAATGAGAGATATGCAAATGGACAAGACGGAGCTGGGCTGCCTGCGAGCCATCGTCCTCTTCAACCCAG ATGCCAAAGGTCTGTCCAACACCAGCGAGGTGGAGATCCTGAGGGAGAAGGTCTATGCATCTTTGGAAGCCTACTGCAAACAGAAGTACCCGGAGCAGCAGGGCAG GTTCGCCAAGCTCCTCCTCCGACTGCCAGCGCTGCGATCCATCGGCTTGAAGTGCTTGGAGCACCTGTTCTTCTTCAAGCTGATCGGCGACACGCCTATTGACACTTTCCTGATGGAAATGCTTGAAGCTCCTCACCAGCTGTCCTAG
- the rxrbb gene encoding retinoic acid receptor RXR-beta-B isoform X3 — translation MSAQQPNSSASNSPTTILGSPFSVISPALTSPVVSPSLGFGPITNSQISSSAPISGMHSISSSEDIKPPFGLRPMPAHSPGIMLSQKRLCVICGDRSSAVQEERQRNREREGELEFSVGINDEMPVEKILEAETAVELKTELYSDGGSAGNSPHDAVTNICQTADKQLFALVEWAKRIPHFSELPLDDQVILLRAGWNELLIASFSHRSIAVKDGVLLASELQRDGAHSAGVGAIFDRENVQSAEVGAIFDRVLTELVNKMRDMQMDKTELGCLRAIVLFNPDAKGLSNTSEVEILREKVYASLEAYCKQKYPEQQGRFAKLLLRLPALRSIGLKCLEHLFFFKLIGDTPIDTFLMEMLEAPHQLS, via the exons ATGTCAGCTCAGCAGCCCAACAGCTCAGCCTCCAACAGCCCCACCACCATCCTTGGCTCTCCGTTCTCAGTCATCAGTCCGGCTCTCACCTCCCCAGTGGTCTCACCTTCCCTTGGATTCGGACCTATTACTAACAGTCAG ATCTCTTCTTCAGCACCCATATCAGGGATGCATTCAATCAGCAGCTCAGAGGACATCAAGCCTCCGTTTGGCCTGAGGCCCATGCCGGCTCACAGTCCTGGAATAATGTTGTCCCAGAAGCGCCTGTGTGTCATCTGCGGTGATCGCTCCTCTG CGGTCCAGGAGGAGCGCCAGCGGAACCGCGAGCGTGAGGGGGAGCTGGAGTTCAGCGTGGGGATCAACGACGAGATGCCGGTGGAGAAGATTCTGGAGGCTGAGACGGCTGTGGAGCTGAAGACTGAGCTGTactctgatggaggctcagccggCAACTCG CCCCACGATGCCGTCACCAACATCTGCCAGACGGCTGACAAGCAGCTCTTTGCTCTGGTGGAGTGGGCCAAGAGGATCCCTCACTTCTCCGAGCTGCCGCTGGACGACCAGGTCATTCTGCTGCGCGCAG GGTGGAACGAGCTCCTCATCGCCTCCTTCTCCCATCGCTCCATCGCTGTGAAGGATGGAGTTCTGCTGGCCTCCGAGCTGCAGCGGGACGGAGCGCACAGCGCCGGGGTCGGCGCCATCTTTGACCG GGAGAACGTGCAGAGCGCGGAAGTGGGTGCCATATTCGACCG CGTCCTCACCGAACTGGTCAACAAAATGAGAGATATGCAAATGGACAAGACGGAGCTGGGCTGCCTGCGAGCCATCGTCCTCTTCAACCCAG ATGCCAAAGGTCTGTCCAACACCAGCGAGGTGGAGATCCTGAGGGAGAAGGTCTATGCATCTTTGGAAGCCTACTGCAAACAGAAGTACCCGGAGCAGCAGGGCAG GTTCGCCAAGCTCCTCCTCCGACTGCCAGCGCTGCGATCCATCGGCTTGAAGTGCTTGGAGCACCTGTTCTTCTTCAAGCTGATCGGCGACACGCCTATTGACACTTTCCTGATGGAAATGCTTGAAGCTCCTCACCAGCTGTCCTAG